Proteins encoded within one genomic window of Dyadobacter chenhuakuii:
- a CDS encoding zf-HC2 domain-containing protein encodes MKDDKDMRCEHAKDKLEDWLHNDLDKVDRLNVERHLAECVHCQEEFASDKQLWESLGKMKVPEPSEEIRVNFYAMLDNFKATEETSTPFSRQTFIQKLRDFVLPQWSVQVAFSLLLVGLGWVIGHKTSKNNVSASAYQEQIETLATQVEQMKSTMMLALIDNPSATERLRAVSYTSDITHADEKVIDALFSTLNNDANVNVRLVALEALTQFATNAVVREGLVKSLAVQDSPMVQVALADVMVKLQEKGSVKELRKLLNREGLNDLVKNKIEQSIKDLS; translated from the coding sequence ATGAAAGACGATAAGGACATGCGTTGCGAACATGCAAAGGATAAATTGGAAGACTGGCTTCACAACGATCTGGACAAGGTGGACAGACTAAATGTGGAGCGGCACCTTGCCGAATGTGTGCATTGCCAGGAGGAATTCGCGTCTGACAAGCAACTTTGGGAAAGTCTGGGCAAGATGAAAGTCCCGGAGCCAAGCGAGGAAATACGGGTCAACTTTTACGCCATGCTTGATAATTTTAAAGCCACGGAGGAAACCAGCACGCCGTTTTCTAGGCAAACATTTATCCAAAAACTCAGGGATTTTGTACTTCCGCAATGGTCAGTTCAGGTCGCATTCAGCTTGCTGCTGGTGGGTTTAGGCTGGGTTATCGGCCATAAAACAAGCAAAAATAATGTGTCTGCGAGCGCATATCAGGAACAAATCGAAACGCTCGCAACGCAGGTGGAACAGATGAAAAGCACCATGATGCTGGCGCTGATCGACAACCCTTCGGCAACAGAAAGGCTACGTGCAGTGAGCTATACAAGCGACATTACCCACGCCGACGAGAAGGTGATCGACGCACTTTTTTCAACATTGAACAACGATGCAAATGTGAATGTGCGCCTGGTGGCACTGGAAGCGCTTACGCAATTTGCCACGAATGCGGTGGTGCGGGAAGGCCTGGTGAAATCGCTGGCTGTGCAGGATTCACCAATGGTTCAGGTTGCGCTGGCCGATGTGATGGTAAAATTGCAGGAAAAAGGCTCTGTGAAAGAACTGCGTAAGCTGCTGAACAGAGAGGGGCTCAATGACCTGGTGAAGAACAAGATCGAGCAGTCAATCAAGGACTTATCTTAA
- a CDS encoding Crp/Fnr family transcriptional regulator, producing MTDLENYLQSYFKFEPGDLTTVASFFKPEFVKKGDYYLKIGKSCDKLSFLQSGLLRVYVDLEDREVTQWISSKGYFITDLSSLVFGKPSRWNIQALTDTTLYTIDKADYDRIGDFVPKWHQTEKLFIAHCFVMLEERVFSFLSMTAEQRYNVLFESSREIFNQVPLQYIASMLGMTPETISRIRRKQLI from the coding sequence ATGACAGACCTGGAAAACTATCTGCAATCTTATTTTAAGTTCGAGCCGGGCGATCTGACCACCGTCGCTTCCTTTTTTAAGCCGGAGTTTGTCAAAAAAGGTGATTATTATCTCAAAATCGGGAAAAGTTGCGATAAATTAAGCTTTCTCCAATCGGGCCTACTGCGGGTTTATGTGGATTTGGAAGATAGGGAGGTAACGCAGTGGATTTCTTCAAAGGGTTATTTCATCACCGATCTTTCCAGCCTTGTTTTCGGCAAACCTTCCCGCTGGAACATTCAGGCGCTTACAGATACGACATTATACACCATCGATAAAGCCGATTATGACCGGATAGGGGACTTCGTTCCAAAATGGCACCAGACCGAAAAGTTGTTCATTGCGCACTGCTTCGTCATGCTGGAAGAACGCGTGTTCTCATTCCTGTCCATGACCGCCGAGCAGCGTTATAATGTCCTTTTCGAAAGCAGCAGAGAGATTTTCAATCAGGTGCCGCTGCAATACATTGCCTCTATGCTAGGCATGACGCCCGAAACGATCAGCCGCATCCGTCGAAAGCAGCTCATTTGA
- a CDS encoding DUF4097 family beta strand repeat-containing protein — protein sequence MKTNPLLTLSIAALIACFTSPSQAQTGTKEQLVVPLTDPAKPGSLQVNLINGTIKVTGYSGNQVIIDAVVKSSEKPDKPKDEAAGGMKRITRNGGLELTATEEHNVVKLTTRMVNTTMLLEIKVPQKFGLKVGTVNNGDIVIENVSGEMEIQNVNGDITLTNIAGSAVANTINGTLKANFKTIDNTSPMAFSTLNGNVDVTIPATAKFDVKLKSDRGEIFSDFDVDVDKSAPQATRSGKDGMYKVSIDDWVKGKINGGGSEIMMKNMNGNIYVRKAK from the coding sequence ATGAAAACCAACCCATTATTGACCCTCTCGATTGCCGCGTTGATAGCCTGTTTCACGAGTCCTTCCCAGGCGCAGACGGGAACGAAAGAACAACTCGTGGTGCCGCTTACAGACCCTGCAAAACCCGGATCTTTACAAGTCAACCTGATAAACGGGACCATCAAAGTGACGGGTTATTCGGGCAACCAGGTTATCATTGACGCGGTCGTTAAGAGCTCCGAAAAGCCGGACAAACCCAAAGACGAAGCAGCCGGTGGCATGAAGCGGATCACCCGAAACGGAGGCCTCGAACTGACCGCAACCGAAGAGCATAATGTTGTCAAATTGACGACCAGAATGGTGAACACAACGATGCTTCTGGAGATCAAAGTGCCCCAGAAATTTGGCCTCAAAGTTGGTACTGTAAACAACGGAGACATTGTCATTGAGAACGTATCCGGCGAGATGGAAATCCAGAATGTGAACGGCGACATCACGCTTACGAACATTGCCGGATCGGCCGTTGCGAACACCATTAACGGAACATTGAAAGCTAACTTTAAGACCATCGACAACACCTCGCCCATGGCATTCTCGACATTGAACGGCAACGTGGATGTGACCATTCCGGCGACTGCAAAATTCGATGTAAAACTGAAATCAGACCGGGGCGAAATATTCAGCGACTTCGATGTGGACGTGGACAAAAGCGCTCCGCAGGCCACGCGCTCGGGCAAGGACGGAATGTATAAGGTTTCGATCGATGACTGGGTAAAAGGCAAGATCAATGGCGGCGGAAGCGAAATTATGATGAAGAATATGAATGGCAATATTTACGTGCGAAAAGCGAAGTAA
- a CDS encoding ABC transporter permease, whose amino-acid sequence MLKNYFKIAWRNLLRNRAFSAINITGLAIGLASCLLISLYVLDELSFDRFHENGDRIVRVVFKAVMQGGEMKEAHVMPPTAAALKADYPEVLEATRLRRGGAPMVLRNQQIYTDDELAFVDSNFLQVFTFPLVEGNVKSALIQPNTIVISTKLAEKYFGKQDAVGQIITFKDWKTPYKVTGVMEEMPAHSHIQFDMLASMSSLEDAKSTSWMISEFYTYLLLPEGYDYNQLNAKLPQTVEKYMGPQLKTALGLTFAEFKKKGNNLGLYLQPLTEIHLHSDFQYDLGTNGDLKYVYIFGAIAVIMLLIACINFMNLSTAGSSKRAREVGVRKVMGSEKIELVAQFLMESILLTGIALVFGGLICLAGLPLLNSLSGKNLGFSLEALPALIPALLIFGLFVGIFAGSYPAFFLSSFKPIAVLKGGNAAVKLNSSGKNVGLRSGLVVFQFFVSITLMVGATVVYQQLKFIQNKKLGYEKDQVLVVPAWALGKNMPVFKDELMRDSRVSNVSLSGFVPAGPSDNNNYMITPEDNPSQLLKTLRYEVDYDYLATLGMEMAQGRNFSKAYGLDSTAVILNETAAKALGWQHNAIGKTLSRRNNEGKGSAYHVIGIVKDFHFKSLHEKISPLVMTLSQDRGWMIIKTKNKEVSGLLAKMKNQWESFKPDMPFTYSFLDERFNETYKTEQKTGKILAIFAGLTILVACMGLFGLAIFTAEQRTKEIGVRKVLGASVAGIVALLSKDFLQLVVVAIVIALPTSWWLMSRWLEDFEYKIDVSWWALALVSLVSVAVALLTVSFQSVRAALMNPVKSLRSE is encoded by the coding sequence ATGTTAAAAAACTATTTCAAAATCGCCTGGCGCAACCTGCTCCGCAACCGCGCCTTTTCTGCTATCAACATTACGGGCCTGGCCATTGGGCTGGCTTCCTGCCTGCTGATCAGCCTTTATGTGCTGGACGAGCTCAGTTTCGATCGCTTTCATGAGAACGGCGACCGGATCGTGCGGGTGGTTTTCAAAGCAGTAATGCAAGGCGGTGAGATGAAGGAAGCGCATGTAATGCCTCCCACCGCCGCTGCCCTCAAAGCCGATTATCCCGAGGTTTTGGAAGCCACCAGGTTAAGGCGCGGAGGCGCTCCGATGGTGTTACGCAACCAACAAATTTATACCGACGATGAGCTTGCATTCGTCGACTCTAATTTCCTGCAAGTTTTCACATTTCCGCTCGTAGAAGGGAATGTAAAATCGGCGCTCATACAGCCTAATACAATTGTTATTTCAACCAAACTGGCTGAGAAGTATTTTGGAAAACAAGATGCTGTCGGTCAGATAATCACATTTAAGGACTGGAAAACGCCTTATAAGGTAACTGGCGTAATGGAGGAAATGCCTGCACATTCGCATATTCAATTTGATATGCTGGCATCCATGTCTTCCCTGGAAGATGCCAAATCGACCTCCTGGATGATCTCCGAGTTTTACACTTATCTCCTTTTGCCTGAGGGCTACGATTACAACCAGCTGAATGCGAAACTCCCGCAAACCGTGGAGAAATACATGGGCCCCCAGCTCAAAACAGCCCTTGGCCTTACCTTTGCTGAATTCAAAAAGAAAGGAAATAACCTCGGCCTTTATCTGCAACCCCTAACCGAAATTCACCTGCATTCAGATTTTCAGTATGATCTGGGCACCAATGGGGATTTGAAATATGTGTACATTTTTGGTGCCATTGCAGTGATTATGCTGCTCATTGCGTGCATTAACTTCATGAATTTATCCACGGCCGGTTCTTCCAAGCGTGCCCGGGAAGTGGGTGTGCGGAAAGTGATGGGATCGGAAAAGATCGAGCTGGTCGCGCAGTTTTTGATGGAATCCATTTTACTGACGGGCATTGCATTGGTGTTTGGAGGGCTTATTTGTCTGGCCGGTTTGCCGTTGCTGAATAGTCTTTCGGGTAAAAATCTCGGTTTCAGCCTGGAAGCACTTCCCGCGCTGATTCCCGCTTTGCTGATCTTCGGTCTGTTTGTCGGCATTTTTGCAGGAAGCTATCCTGCTTTTTTCCTTTCGTCATTCAAGCCTATTGCCGTTCTCAAAGGCGGCAACGCGGCTGTTAAACTTAATTCTTCCGGTAAAAATGTTGGCCTGAGAAGTGGCTTGGTGGTTTTTCAATTCTTCGTTTCTATCACATTAATGGTCGGTGCAACGGTCGTATATCAGCAATTGAAATTTATCCAAAACAAAAAACTGGGTTATGAAAAAGACCAGGTTTTGGTTGTTCCGGCCTGGGCGCTGGGCAAAAATATGCCGGTTTTCAAGGATGAGCTGATGCGGGATTCGCGTGTAAGCAACGTCAGCTTGTCCGGCTTTGTGCCTGCCGGGCCTTCCGATAACAACAATTATATGATCACGCCGGAGGACAATCCCTCGCAACTTCTCAAAACGCTCCGTTACGAAGTGGACTACGATTACCTGGCCACATTGGGCATGGAAATGGCACAGGGACGCAATTTTTCAAAAGCTTATGGCTTGGATTCAACCGCCGTTATCCTGAACGAAACAGCCGCAAAAGCGCTGGGATGGCAGCATAATGCAATCGGGAAAACGCTTTCGCGGCGGAACAATGAGGGCAAAGGCAGCGCTTACCACGTGATCGGCATCGTAAAAGACTTCCATTTCAAATCATTGCACGAGAAAATTTCACCGCTGGTGATGACATTGAGCCAGGACCGAGGATGGATGATCATTAAGACAAAAAACAAGGAGGTTTCTGGCCTGCTTGCCAAAATGAAAAACCAGTGGGAAAGCTTTAAACCTGATATGCCTTTCACCTATTCATTCCTGGATGAAAGATTTAATGAGACCTACAAAACTGAACAGAAAACAGGTAAAATATTAGCGATTTTTGCCGGATTAACCATACTGGTCGCTTGCATGGGACTGTTCGGGCTGGCGATTTTTACGGCGGAGCAACGGACCAAAGAGATTGGCGTTCGCAAAGTGCTGGGCGCGTCGGTAGCGGGCATTGTTGCGCTGCTGTCGAAGGATTTTCTCCAACTCGTTGTGGTAGCAATCGTGATTGCACTGCCCACTTCCTGGTGGCTGATGAGCCGCTGGCTGGAAGATTTTGAATATAAAATCGACGTTTCATGGTGGGCCTTAGCACTGGTAAGCCTGGTTTCGGTGGCGGTTGCACTGCTTACGGTGTCGTTTCAATCGGTTAGGGCAGCATTAATGAACCCGGTAAAATCGCTGCGGTCGGAATAA
- a CDS encoding DUF4097 family beta strand repeat-containing protein translates to MKFFAIPLLAGAVLCCTQSPAQKLEFKERVSKEFTLSQNASANVLAIYNINGSIKVEGYNGSKVLIEVDKKITGKTNAIVDEGKQEFKLNFEQKADSITAYISEPFDSRPNHGRRNNDGPRIEYDFELDFTVKVPYAMNLHMSTVNGGDVDVKDVTGRLGVSNVNGAITLVNAKGAAIARTINGNVVANYVSLPPGESDFKTLNGDIKISYPSDFSADCQFKSFNGEFYTDFPNTESLPVKVVKNEENKPNKTVYKLSTETRIRIGKGGPTYKFETFNGNIYIKKQS, encoded by the coding sequence ATGAAATTTTTTGCAATCCCCTTATTAGCGGGAGCGGTGCTTTGTTGTACCCAGTCGCCCGCACAAAAGCTTGAATTCAAGGAGCGCGTGAGTAAAGAGTTTACTCTATCTCAGAATGCATCGGCCAATGTGCTGGCCATTTACAACATTAATGGCTCCATAAAGGTGGAGGGCTATAACGGAAGTAAGGTTTTGATTGAAGTGGACAAGAAAATTACGGGCAAAACCAACGCCATCGTAGACGAGGGAAAGCAGGAGTTTAAACTGAATTTTGAGCAGAAAGCGGACAGCATTACGGCTTACATTTCCGAACCATTTGACTCGCGCCCCAACCACGGCAGGCGTAACAATGACGGCCCCAGGATCGAGTACGATTTTGAGCTGGATTTCACTGTAAAAGTCCCCTATGCCATGAACCTGCATATGTCGACGGTAAACGGTGGCGATGTGGATGTGAAGGATGTTACGGGTCGATTAGGCGTCAGCAATGTCAATGGCGCCATTACGCTGGTGAATGCAAAAGGTGCGGCTATCGCGCGGACCATTAACGGGAATGTTGTCGCCAACTATGTTTCACTTCCTCCGGGCGAATCGGATTTTAAGACATTGAATGGTGATATCAAGATCAGCTATCCGTCGGATTTTTCCGCCGACTGTCAGTTCAAAAGCTTTAACGGGGAATTTTATACAGACTTTCCAAACACAGAATCACTGCCGGTAAAAGTGGTGAAAAATGAAGAAAACAAGCCCAATAAAACTGTCTACAAACTCAGCACAGAAACCAGGATCCGCATTGGTAAAGGCGGCCCTACCTATAAGTTTGAAACATTCAACGGGAATATTTATATTAAAAAACAATCATAA
- a CDS encoding RNA polymerase sigma factor, which produces MLRVKAGDLDKMGLLFERYNRPLFAFFYHMTHKRDMSEDLVQNVFYRMLKYKHTFTGEGEFRTWMYHLARNILNDSARQNRSKDHYDVNEMADKIGGGTLADEGFEKKENADFLHKAMAGLSDDYREVLVLSRFQEMKYDEIAKVLNINEGTVKVRVHRALGELKKKFFTNERR; this is translated from the coding sequence ATGCTGAGGGTTAAGGCCGGGGATCTGGACAAGATGGGCCTGCTTTTTGAACGGTACAACCGCCCTTTGTTTGCGTTTTTCTATCATATGACGCATAAAAGGGACATGAGCGAAGATCTCGTGCAGAATGTGTTTTACAGGATGCTCAAATACAAGCATACGTTTACGGGTGAAGGTGAATTCAGGACATGGATGTATCATCTGGCCAGGAATATCCTGAATGACTCCGCGAGGCAAAACCGCTCCAAAGATCATTATGATGTGAATGAAATGGCTGATAAGATCGGTGGAGGCACATTGGCAGACGAAGGATTTGAGAAAAAAGAAAATGCCGATTTCCTGCATAAAGCAATGGCCGGATTGAGTGACGATTACCGCGAAGTGCTCGTATTGAGCCGGTTCCAGGAAATGAAATACGATGAGATTGCGAAAGTTCTGAACATTAACGAAGGGACGGTGAAGGTGCGGGTGCACAGAGCTTTGGGTGAATTGAAAAAAAAGTTTTTTACTAATGAAAGACGATAA
- a CDS encoding MarR family winged helix-turn-helix transcriptional regulator: MSTITPSLKLFLNLTTVQALITKRFDAKLSSHGISLNEFLILFHLGEAPEEKMRRVDLAEKIGLTASGITRMLSPLEKLGMVKREANSRDARVSYVKLANAGKRILTDATATSELLSEQILSTLRTKKLDDLSKMLVEMGGTIE; this comes from the coding sequence ATGTCAACCATCACGCCGTCATTAAAATTGTTCCTGAACCTCACCACAGTGCAGGCCTTGATTACCAAGCGATTCGATGCAAAACTGAGCAGTCATGGCATTAGTCTCAATGAATTTCTGATCTTGTTTCACCTGGGAGAAGCGCCCGAAGAGAAGATGCGCCGCGTTGATCTGGCTGAAAAAATCGGCCTGACAGCCTCAGGAATTACCCGGATGCTGTCGCCCCTGGAGAAGCTGGGAATGGTGAAACGCGAAGCCAATAGCCGCGACGCGCGGGTGTCGTATGTGAAGCTGGCAAACGCTGGTAAGCGGATCCTTACCGACGCAACTGCCACATCGGAGCTTTTGTCAGAACAGATTCTTTCAACCCTGAGAACAAAAAAACTGGACGACCTTTCAAAAATGCTCGTCGAAATGGGCGGCACAATTGAATAG
- a CDS encoding chloride channel protein, whose product MNKSNIKRAFGYLKFRRNFIRYSLNKARSYEIVLFWLKSVLTRSQFLILSGILVGITCGLAGVILKSLVHYIHYVITYKVYFEQQVFFYILFPFLGIVITTLVVIFIFKGQDKKGIPVILYEIAQNSSVVSSVKMYSQIVQSAITVGLGGSAGLESPIAVTGAAIGSNFAQTYKLDYRERTLLLAAGATAGIASAFNAPIAGMMFAFEILLVGVVFSDFIPLVVAAVCGSLISKILLQENVLFQFKTRNPFDYHNIPFYLILGVLCGLYARYFVLIAKYIDEFFHGLKLTRIRKAMLGGAILSVLCVLYPPLFGEGYDTIKAITNGQMQSVIENSLFRFIGYREWVVVVFVALICLLKAFSASITIFSGGNGGNFAPSLFAGGSLGYVFALICVQVGATDVPINNLVIVGMAGVMSGVLYAPLTAIFLIAESTSGYDLFIPLMIVSVISYLMAKWFSPISPDLRKLAEQGKIFTREHDRNLLSLLHILDLIDKDIQTVSQYATREELAELVRVGRRNMISVVDEDKNLVGTISLDDIRPLLFNPQLYDMLTISNLMKVPSVVISDFDSIVSVVKKFDETGAWNLPVVKVSGEFVGFISKSAILNSYRQLLRAHSG is encoded by the coding sequence GTGAACAAGAGCAACATTAAGAGAGCATTCGGTTATTTAAAGTTCAGAAGAAACTTCATCAGATACAGCCTCAATAAAGCGCGCAGTTACGAAATCGTGCTTTTCTGGTTGAAAAGTGTGCTCACAAGATCTCAGTTTTTGATCCTGTCGGGTATCCTGGTCGGCATCACGTGCGGCCTTGCGGGCGTGATCCTCAAATCGCTTGTACATTACATTCACTATGTAATTACCTACAAGGTCTACTTCGAGCAGCAGGTTTTCTTTTATATTTTGTTTCCCTTTCTGGGCATCGTCATCACGACGCTGGTTGTGATTTTTATATTCAAAGGGCAGGACAAAAAAGGCATCCCCGTAATCCTGTACGAGATCGCGCAGAATTCAAGTGTGGTCTCTTCGGTCAAAATGTACTCACAGATCGTTCAAAGTGCGATCACCGTGGGGTTGGGAGGGTCGGCTGGTTTGGAGAGCCCTATCGCAGTTACAGGGGCTGCAATCGGGTCTAATTTTGCTCAGACATACAAGCTGGATTATCGCGAACGGACATTGCTGCTCGCAGCAGGCGCAACGGCTGGTATTGCCTCGGCTTTTAACGCGCCTATCGCAGGGATGATGTTCGCCTTTGAGATCCTGCTGGTAGGCGTCGTGTTTTCTGATTTTATCCCCTTGGTCGTTGCGGCAGTTTGCGGCAGTCTTATCTCAAAGATCTTGCTGCAGGAAAATGTTTTATTCCAATTCAAGACGCGTAACCCGTTCGATTATCACAACATTCCGTTCTATTTAATTCTCGGCGTTCTGTGCGGACTTTACGCCCGGTATTTCGTTTTAATAGCCAAATACATTGATGAGTTTTTTCACGGGCTGAAACTCACGCGGATCAGAAAAGCCATGCTCGGAGGCGCTATCCTGTCGGTCTTGTGCGTGCTCTATCCGCCGCTCTTTGGCGAAGGTTATGACACCATTAAAGCCATCACCAATGGGCAGATGCAGTCGGTAATTGAGAACAGTTTGTTCCGCTTCATCGGCTACCGCGAATGGGTCGTTGTGGTCTTCGTTGCGCTCATCTGTTTGCTCAAAGCATTCTCCGCTTCGATCACCATTTTCAGTGGTGGGAACGGTGGAAATTTTGCGCCGTCTCTTTTTGCGGGCGGCTCGCTTGGCTACGTGTTTGCGCTCATCTGCGTGCAGGTCGGCGCCACCGATGTGCCCATCAATAATCTTGTGATCGTCGGCATGGCGGGTGTCATGAGCGGCGTACTTTATGCGCCCTTAACCGCGATATTTCTGATCGCCGAATCTACTTCCGGTTATGATCTTTTTATCCCCTTAATGATCGTTTCGGTCATCTCATATTTAATGGCGAAATGGTTTTCGCCCATCTCGCCCGACCTCAGAAAACTCGCAGAGCAAGGCAAGATTTTCACCCGCGAACACGACCGGAATTTACTCTCGCTGCTGCACATTCTGGACCTCATCGATAAGGACATTCAGACGGTAAGCCAGTACGCAACACGCGAGGAGCTGGCTGAGCTGGTGCGGGTGGGAAGGCGCAATATGATCTCGGTCGTGGACGAGGATAAGAACCTGGTTGGTACAATTTCTCTGGACGACATCCGGCCGCTGCTTTTCAATCCGCAGCTGTATGATATGCTCACGATATCAAACCTCATGAAAGTCCCGTCCGTAGTCATCAGCGACTTCGACAGCATTGTAAGTGTTGTCAAAAAGTTCGATGAAACGGGTGCCTGGAACTTGCCCGTAGTGAAAGTGTCCGGGGAGTTTGTAGGGTTCATTTCCAAGTCCGCCATCCTGAACAGTTACCGCCAGTTGCTGCGCGCACATTCGGGATAA